The Mucilaginibacter terrae region AGCTATCAACAAATGTGTCTAAGCGATTCTTTTTAGTGTCATTTACATAGGGACTCACAATTACAAAATGATTGCTACCTTTAAATCGACTCTTAATTAGCACAACCAATCGATTCAACGAAAAAAAATCTATATCGAGAATATTAGAAAATAAATGGAGATGCCGCGTTGTGCTTAGATCTTTAAAATCCTTAGTAGTCAATTCATCTAAGTTTTTGTTGATAGTTGAAATATTAAGACTGGATTGAAACTTTTTGACATGCAAGGATGCCCTTCTTAAAGCAACGGCTGAAGGTTCTATTAGAAGCACCTTAGCATTTTTTAAATTAATTTCTTTTTCAGCAAGATATTCTAACAAAACCATAGTAGCCATTCCCTGACCGCATCCCCAATCAATAATATTAAGATTAAAAGCAAATGTCTCTTTATATAAATTACGGAAACTATCATAAAGTTTTCGATAATGCATCTGTCCATAACTATACATGTAAACGTAAAGCTGGGATTCATTCGTAATTATCTGAACACCCCTATGCAACGAATCAAAGACCTCCCTTGGTACATCTGCATAATGCTGAACAGATATTCCACGGATTTGACTAAATGTTGAATTTACACTTTCTAATTCACGGGTATAAGAGGTATCTTCTTCGATCAAATAGCCATCAATCCTTTCAGTCAGCTCAGTGCCTCGTTGTAAAAAATCGTCTAGGAGTTGTCTTATATGTATTTCAGCTGCTTCAAAATCTGTTAATTCGGTTTGTAACATATCCCAAATTAGTGGACGATTTAAAAAGGAGGTTTCATCTTCACGTATTTTTATTGATATTTTCTTATTAATAGATTGTGCGAGTTGAATATAGTTTTTACCAAAATCAGCAATAGCTTTTACATAATAGTTTACAATGGTAGTTAATACTTTGTCAGCATTATCCAGCTCTGAATTTATTGCGGATTCTAACGAATTATAAATCTCCTCAAAACGACTACCATATGTCTCAGCTGTATCTGTGTCTAATAAAAAGCGATGGGAAGCTTTTATTCTAGCACCAACCTCATACTGATTTATATGAAGAAAATTAAATAAGTATGAAAAAGCTCCCTCTAAGCTAAGACGTTCTGAAACTTCCAATAACAAGGCTAAAAAGGATAAATTATTGGCCGAGGTGGGCAGTTTTAATAAAACGTTTCTTTTTCTTGTGATGTAATTTTTTATAGGCACTATATGTCCACTTAGTTCCTCATCTGTTCGCCAAGTAAAGTAATCATACAGCTCTTGATAGTTAAAGTCAATAAATGCATCCAAAGAAGCGGGATCCGTAGATGCACTATAAAGATCGTCTAGGAGAGACATTTTAAAGAATTGACAGGGTATTTCTTAATAGTCGTTTCAATTCTTCCATATCATTTGTTGATCCATGAAGCTTCGAAGGAACCTTAAGTTTTTTCTTTCTAGCACGCTCCTTTAATTCGGAAAAATTAAGTTGCTCAAACTCATCATCAATGCTAATTGACACAGTTCTTTCTACTATAGATTTTGGTTCAATTGTTAATTTGTCATTGTAGCTAACTTGAAGATTCTTTTGATTTGAGGCAATTTTTTCAAAATGTATTCTATGATGAAAAACATCATCCAGCAAAGGCCTAAATTTACCTATGAGGTATTTTTCTGTAACTTTCAAATCAGCCTTAAAGATGGGGTTTGCGTTGCCCCAGGAACAAATATCAGTTGCCAATACGGTAAAAAATTCTGTGAAGGAATTTAATGCCTCATTTGAACGCACCTCTTTTTCTTTAGTTATAACTGTAGTGTCTAAAATACGATACGTTGTGAGGTTGGGATTATCTGTTTCAGTTAAAGGCTTCGGTAAAACAGGTGTTAGATAGTTTAAATCTTTTATAACTAGCGACTTATCGCCATTATTATTAAAAACGTATTGGAATAGACTTTCTATAGTAATATAATCTAACTGACTCTCTAATTTAAACTTAGTAGCAATGGGTCTTCCGTTTACGTTGTAAGAATTTCGCAATTTAGAATATCCGATATGAACGCCGAATAACAGCGATATCTCTTCTTGCTTTCTGTTTGAAAGGTTGGCCTTTTCAAAAAAAGAAAACAAATCATCCAAACCCTTCTTCTTATTCTCACCGTAAGTGTTTAAAAGTATCAAATCAAATAATATCGAATCAGTATTAACGCTATCTAATTTGATCTGACCTAATTTCTTTTCTAATTTAACACCTTGAATTTTCGCAATATCTTCAAGGTCTTTGTCGTATATCTCTCTAAATATATACGGTTTCCAGAATTTCCATTCTGAATTTTCTGTGAATAGTCCCGCATAGGAATAATCAAACTCTAGCTTTTTTGTTTCTTCAGCGTATTTAATTTGGTCCTTAATTAAAGTATTAAAAAAGGACAAGGTTGAAAAGTAATTGTGCGGGTAATTAACATCCTGATCAGCAGAGACCTTCATAAATGCAAAGCCGCCTAACAATATATCAAATTGTCTTGCTTTCTTTAATAGATCATCGCCAAGGAATTCTTCATTGTTGTCAATTTTAATTACTTTGTTATGTAAAGTTATTTCCCGCGATTTTTCTGAAGAAACTATATTGCGTGGTATAAAGGCAGTTCCACTGTCAATATTCCATATAGTATTGTCCATCTGTTCATTTTCAGAAAAAAAAATGTGTTTAATTCGAGATATAGGTAGTGCTGCAGCGAGAATATAAAGGCCATTGCATTCTTTTGCTGGTATTAACTTTTGTATTTCCTGAGATGTTAAAATAACTTCCAAGGAGCAATTTGATCCCGGCAGCCATCTGTCCTCTGAAATAACAATTGCTCCATTAGAAATATTTTGAAAAGAATCTGAAAATCCTTTATAATGGCCAGAGGGCATAATAATTCCTGAGCCAAAATAGACTGGAAGTATTGTTGAATTAGTTGGTATAAAATAAGATGATTTTTCCATTTAAACTTTTTCGATATCGAAAGTGTTTTGATCAATATTTA contains the following coding sequences:
- a CDS encoding class I SAM-dependent methyltransferase, encoding MSLLDDLYSASTDPASLDAFIDFNYQELYDYFTWRTDEELSGHIVPIKNYITRKRNVLLKLPTSANNLSFLALLLEVSERLSLEGAFSYLFNFLHINQYEVGARIKASHRFLLDTDTAETYGSRFEEIYNSLESAINSELDNADKVLTTIVNYYVKAIADFGKNYIQLAQSINKKISIKIREDETSFLNRPLIWDMLQTELTDFEAAEIHIRQLLDDFLQRGTELTERIDGYLIEEDTSYTRELESVNSTFSQIRGISVQHYADVPREVFDSLHRGVQIITNESQLYVYMYSYGQMHYRKLYDSFRNLYKETFAFNLNIIDWGCGQGMATMVLLEYLAEKEINLKNAKVLLIEPSAVALRRASLHVKKFQSSLNISTINKNLDELTTKDFKDLSTTRHLHLFSNILDIDFFSLNRLVVLIKSRFKGSNHFVIVSPYVNDTKKNRLDTFVDSFSSNTEFEVISSKENKSGTWEKTWTRIERVFTTEIP